A single Drosophila ananassae strain 14024-0371.13 chromosome 3L, ASM1763931v2, whole genome shotgun sequence DNA region contains:
- the LOC6494109 gene encoding mitochondrial proton/calcium exchanger protein produces the protein MNALLRHKGRNLRTNYLVQNFYKRYLKSNCCACSSANLTNGSATPQERQRRSLSTSAIEIERLSHRRFLSHVSYGYHCSGHGFRHLHTSRPLYETPSSKIDVTVKKLKTQQKEKVEEIMKEVANGQATAVATSRAATVTASSESAQNESKTVKGEVTTSTATTLAQPADKTVAKPKKPLRTRIWDELVHYYHGFRLLFIDVAICSKLLWRVLNGKTLTRRENKQLQRTTSDLFRLIPFSVFIVVPFMELLLPLFIKFFPGMLPSTFQTANDRQEKLRQSLAVRLEVAKFLQKTLDQMPVQHKEHSSEEAKQFESFFTKIRNPNEPVSNDEIIKFAKRFDDEITLDSLSREQLAALCRVLELNTIGTTTLLRFQLRLKLRSLATDDRVIAREGVDSLDLFELQQACKARGMRAYGLTAERLRFQLKEWIDLSLNEQVPPTLLLLSRAMLISDDSITTDKLKETMRVLPDSVGAHTRHAIGESEGKVDNKTKIEIIKEEERKIREEREEEHEEVIAKRIANKTDETGPYVFPEKLARKKLKEVSTVLPSDKGISSTDVQLLSDALKTLSSDKQLVVEKETIKELKEELADYKEDVEELREVRQVVKEPVRESRAAKLLYNRVNKMISQLDVVLHDLEHRQNQIKQVDSGDYVVSSPTNGVPPQQMVYIDELVSTIRRMKEASDEERFKVVEDLLVKLDADKDGVISVQEITKAVQSIDSEATKIDKQQLEEFTELLSKQATRKRNEEIVRIDDLMKNIKVLKETSDEARLKHIEGVLEKFDADKDGVVTVNDIRRVMESIGRDNIKLSEKAIEELITLLDKEQILQAEQKIEKAIAKSMKEAEKLKSEVDKSDKELTKLVDDIHDSAKEIQDIANELGATDDSLTDKAKTLKPEPCFKDTAQTLKDSAQTLSEPIPKDTKSNPCSNPSVKVSDSSRKTGSGKSDVGGGSATEAALREAAERQVEKILPSSDIGLPPTIPTTPQPPTTKKATANASPQNLSSSVNAKKLI, from the exons ATGAATGCCCTGCTGCGCCACAAGGGAAGGAATCTGAGGACGAATTATTTAGTTCAGAATTTTTACAAGCGCT ATCTCAAATCCAATTGTTGTGCCTGCAGCTCCGCAAACCTCACAAATGGTTCCGCCACTCCTCAGGAACGACAACGAAGATCCCTGTCGACATCCGCCATCGAAATAGAGCGACTAAGCCATCGGAGATTCCTGTCTCACGTCAGCTATGGCTACCACTGCTCCGGCCATGGTTTCCGGCATCTGCACACCAGTCGGCCGCTTTACGAGACGCCTAGCTCGAAGATCGACGTGACGGTGAAGAAGCTAAAGACCCAGCAGAAGGAGAAGGTGGAGGAGATCATGAAGGAGGTGGCCAATGGTCAGGCAACGGCAGTAGCTACCAGTAGAGCAGCTACAGTCACTGCCTCCTCAGAGTCGGCCCAAAATGAGAGTAAAACGGTGAAGGGCGAGGTAACAACATCAACGGCAACCACTTTGGCTCAACCCGCGGACAAGACGGTGGCCAAACCGAAGAAGCCGCTGCGCACACGCATTTGGGACGAACTGGTGCACTACTACCACGGCTTTCGGTTGCTGTTCATCGATGTGGCCATCTGCTCGAAGCTTCTCTGGAGGGTACTCAATGGAAAGACCCTGACGCGCCGCGAGAATAAGCAACTGCAGAGAACCACTTCGGATCTGTTTCGTCTGATCCCATTCTCGGTGTTCATTGTTGTGCCGTTCATGGAGCTGCTGTTGCCGCTGTTTATCAAGTTTTTCCCAGGAATGTTACCCTCCACTTTTCAGACTGCGAATGACCGACAGGAGAAGTTGCGTCAGTCACTTGCCGTTCGCCTTGAGGTGGCCAAGTTCCTTCAGAAGACACTCGATCAGATGCCCGTCCAGCACAAGGAGCACAGCAGCGAGGAGGCCAAGCAGTTCGAGTCCTTCTTCACTAAAATCCGAAATCCCAACGAGCCGGTTAGCAACGATGAGATCATCAAGTTTGCAAAGCGCTTTGACGACGAGATCACCTTGGATTCGTTGTCACGCGAACAGTTGGCGGCTCTCTGTCGCGTGCTAGAGCTCAACACAATCGGTACCACCACGCTGCTGCGATTCCAGTTACGGCTCAAGCTGCGCTCCCTGGCTACCGATGACCGAGTAATTGCCCGCGAGGGAGTAGACTCCCTCGATCTTTTCGAGCTACAGCAGGCATGCAAAGCTCGCGGAATGCGAGCATACGGTCTTACGGCGGAGCGTCTTCGATTCCAGTTGAAGGAATGGATCGATCTGTCACTGAACGAGCAAGTACCACCGACGCTTCTTCTTCTGTCACGCGCCATGCTCATCTCCGATGACAGCATCACCACCGATAAACTCAAGGAGACGATGCGGGTGCTGCCTGATTCGGTGGGCGCTCACACCCGACATGCCATCGGAGAGAGCGAGGGCAAGGTGGACAACAAAACTAAGATCGAGATCATCAAGGAAGAGGAGCGCAAGATTCGCGAAGAACGCGAGGAGGAGCACGAGGAGGTTATCGCCAAGCGAATCGCCAATAAGACGGATGAAACCGGACCGTACGTGTTCCCAGAGAAGTTGGCTAGGAAGAAGTTGAAGGAGGTTTCAACGGTATTGCCTTCCGACAAGGGCATATCCTCGACGGATGTCCAATTGCTGTCAGATGCCCTGAAGACCCTTTCGTCTGACAAGCAACTGGTTGTGGAGAAGGAGACGATCAAGGAGCTGAAAGAAGAGTTGGCCGACTACAAGGAGGACGTGGAGGAGCTGCGAGAAGTACGACAGGTGGTCAAGGAGCCGGTGCGCGAGAGTCGTGCGGCCAAACTACTGTACAACCGAGTCAACAAGATGATCTCCCAGCTGGATGTTGTTCTCCACGATCTCGAGCACCGGCAGAACCAGATCAAGCAGGTCGATTCGGGCGACTATGTGGTCTCCAGTCCCACAAACGGCGTACCGCCCCAACAAATGGTGTACATTGACGAGCTTGTCTCCACCATCCGGCGTATGAAGGAGGCCTCCGACGAGGAACGATTCAAGGTGGTCGAGGACCTGCTGGTGAAGCTCGATGCGGACAAGGACGGTGTGATTTCGGTGCAAGAAATCACCAAGGCGGTCCAGAGCATCGACAGTGAGGCCACCAAGATCGACAAGCAGCAGCTGGAGGAGTTCACCGAGCTGCTGTCCAAACAGGCTACTCGAAAACGCAACGAGGAGATTGTGCGCATCGACGATTTGATGAAGAACATCAAGGTGCTCAAGGAGACCAGCGACGAGGCCCGTCTGAAGCACATCGAGGGTGTGCTGGAGAAGTTCGACGCTGACAAGGATGGCGTGGTGACCGTCAATGATATTCGCAGG GTGATGGAGTCCATTGGTCGGGACAATATCAAGCTTAGCGAGAAGGCCATCGAGGAGCTGATCACTCTACTCGACAAAGAGCAAATCCTGCAGGCCGAACAGAAAATTGAGAAAGCCATTGCCAAGAGCATGAAGGAGGCTGAAAAACTGAAATCTGAGGTGGATAAATCGGACAAGGAACTGACCAAGCTGGTGGACGACATTCATGATTCCGCCAAAGAGATTCAGGATATTGCAAACGAACTGGGTGCTACGGATGACTCCCTCACTGACAAAGCAAAGACTCTGAAACCTGAG CCTTGTTTCAAAGACACGGCCCAAACGCTTAAGGATTCGGCCCAAACCCTAAGTGAGCCGATACCAAAGGATACAAAGTCGAATCCCTGCAGCAATCCGTCAGTAAAGGTTTCGGATTCGAGTCGGAAGACTGGCAGTGGAAAGAGTGATGTCGGTGGCGGATCAGCAACGGAAGCTGCGCTCCGGGAAGCCGCTGAGCGGCAAGTGGAAAAGATTCTGCCCTCCTCAGACATTGGCCTGCCGCCAACGATACCAACGACACCGCAGCCCCCGACGACAAAGAAGGCGACAGCGAATGCCTCGCCCCAAAATCTGTCATCGTCGGTTAATGCCAAGAAGCTGATCTGA
- the LOC26514697 gene encoding uncharacterized protein LOC26514697, with product MVLQLFFLITLCISVSSLNAQNISLRNILQALDKELSYQTILLLQGNNECWNGEPFLEDTPVLITNKNKSLYQKDLFNTNLIAFVCLEENKTDIMEVLYSNLEDIRETPIILFAFSESQIRQLFVKCNEHQVLSVLAFIGSDRSLVHSFRKFPKFQIIKRNVSEVRRYFEPQLRDLGGHVLRAMPDNVIPRTVVYRDAHGNRQLAGYLNEFIKNYVSTINASLEIVWDSVPEHGMTGFEKLIRKSEEANVDFPLAVYGVELESSQMGMAIEISSWWLMLPMEPNMPRSRYFLNVGLQGMAPMALIMAVVLCNAHRMEAGLGPSICCFYNLINKAIRGILAQPFVMPRHLSLKLMLIYWLLFTSGFFLANYYTANLATWPPAGNYIRSWEELHASGLKILIVNEDYNLLKDILGREFVEALRDVFVLTNNTMDFQGKRLWLDQSYGYPVTNTLWPILQISQERLHQPIFRRSDEIIIKSIFILSLPMSDNCIFKKSLQKYFLLTRNSGLFDLWIRQSFFDLVRLRKIWYKKEMDFKPYQDLMWLDFFYIWLTYIGVTILSFIIFLLELGYHRWQAAKMLNNAL from the coding sequence ATGGTTctgcaattattttttttaataactctTTGCATTTCTGTGAGTTCGCTAAATGCTCAAAATATATCATTGAGAAATATTCTTCAAGCTCTGGACAAGGAGCTCTCTTACCAAACAATTTTACTGCTACAAGGCAACAACGAATGCTGGAATGGAGAACCCTTTTTAGAGGATACACCTGTTCTCATaaccaataaaaataaaagcctCTACCAAAAGGATTTATTCAATACAAATTTAATTGCCTTTGTGTGCTTGGAGGAGAACAAAACCGATATAATGGAGGTTCTCTACTCAAATCTTGAAGATATCCGTGAAACGCCCATCATCCTTTTTGCATTTTCGGAAAGCCAAATACGACAATTATTCGTTAAATGTAACGAGCATCAAGTGCTGAGTGTGTTGGCATTCATTGGATCAGATCGAAGCCTTGTCCACAGCTTTCGAAAGTTTCCCAAATTTCAGATCATCAAGAGAAATGTATCAGAGGTTCGGAGATACTTTGAGCCACAACTAAGGGATCTGGGTGGCCATGTCCTTCGAGCTATGCCCGACAACGTGATTCCCCGCACCGTGGTCTATAGGGATGCCCATGGAAACCGCCAGCTAGCGGGCTACCTCAacgaatttattaaaaactacgTGAGTACCATTAACGCCAGTCTCGAAATAGTTTGGGATTCGGTTCCCGAACATGGTATGACGGGATTCGAGAAATTAATCCGCAAATCGGAGGAGGCGAACGTGGACTTTCCACTGGCGGTTTATGGCGTTGAACTTGAATCGTCCCAAATGGGAATGGCCATAGAGATCTCCAGCTGGTGGCTAATGCTTCCAATGGAACCAAACATGCCAAGATCACGATATTTTCTCAATGTAGGCTTGCAGGGAATGGCACCCATGGCCCTTATTATGGCAGTCGTTCTATGCAATGCCCATAGAATGGAGGCCGGGCTAGGACCCAGTATTTGTTGTTTCTACAATTTGATAAATAAAGCAATCCGCGGAATCCTTGCTCAGCCATTTGTCATGCCCAGACATCTATCCCTGAAACTAATGCTAATCTATTGGTTACTATTCACAAGTGGTTTCTTCTTAGCCAATTATTACACGGCGAACTTGGCTACGTGGCCTCCCGCCGGCAATTATATCAGAAGCTGGGAAGAACTGCATGCTTCAGGATTAAAGATTTTGATAGTAAATGAAGACTATAATCTGTTGAAAGATATATTGGGCAGGGAGTTCGTAGAGGCCCTGAGGGATGTATTCGTGTTAACCAATAATACGATGGACTTTCAAGGAAAACGATTGTGGCTGGACCAATCTTATGGCTATCCAGTTACCAACACTTTGTGGCCTATTTTACAGATCTCACAAGAAAGACTCCATCAGCCAATATTCCGAAGATCCgatgaaataattattaaatcaaTATTTATTCTATCCCTGCCGATGTctgataattgcatttttaAGAAATCTTTGCAGAAATATTTCTTACTTACCCGTAATAGCGGACTTTTCGACCTATGGATCCGTCAAAGCTTTTTTGATTTGGTAAGGCTCCGGAAAATTTGGTATAAAAAAGAGATGGACTTCAAGCCATATCAGGATTTGATGTGGCTGGACTTCTTCTACATATGGCTAACATATATTGGAGTTACTATTCTCAGCTTTATTATATTCCTATTGGAACTGGGCTATCATAGGTGGCAAGCTGCGAAAATGTTAAACAATGCACTGTAA
- the LOC6496460 gene encoding uncharacterized protein LOC6496460 codes for MVVQGVSFSKIFEYLEKEITPETLILYENGPNSNMCWNHTYLPNNLPKLIFNGNQSVYLKNELNSKVLVLVCLKNNNADIMKTIYSNLDDMRDTFMILFASSEKQISDLFLECLGQKMLNVLAFKRSYLRTIYSYKAFPEFKIRTRNMSEVQRIFEPQLKDLGGYVLKGLPDNIFPRTMVYRDKNGNRQMAGYLGHLIRTYTETINASLQIEWNLVPEKGMTHLSDGSQTLDIDFAIGVDGLYHSSPKQTIPIQITSWFLIIPMEKQMPKSGFFLNLGFQAMIPLAIILGFLLNNAKRLEMGLGPSLRASWMFNKVLRGILAQSFILPRYLSLKMMTIYWLILISGFFMSNYYTANLATMLMNPPEGKQILSWEQLRQTNLKILIAQSEFNFLNEILAKDFLDNFVDLFEVTDSEDYQRKRIALNQSYAYPATDTLWPVLVESLKRLETPIFRKSEELVFTPYILMSMPLPKNSIFKKSLFQFVRRSLDSGILKRWFTGSFEEAKKLGILSYAKDDWDLYRGIKFQDFYWVWIGYLGGISIGSVSFIFELILYRKRTV; via the coding sequence ATGGTAGTTCAAGGAGTGTCCTTCTCAAAAATATTCGAGTACCTTGAAAAGGAAATAACCCCAGAGACACTTATTCTCTATGAAAATGGACCGAACTCCAACATGTGCTGGAACCACACATACTTACCAAATAATCTTCCAAAATTAATCTTCAACGGAAATCAAAGTGTGTAtcttaaaaatgaattaaattcaaaggTTTTGGTGTTggtttgtttaaaaaataataatgcgGACATAATGAAGACAATTTACTCGAATCTGGATGATATGAGAGATACTTTTATGATTCTATTTGCTTCTTCTGAAAAGCAAATAAGTGATTTGTTCTTGGAGTGTCTTGGTCAAAAAATGCTCAATGTTTTGGCTTTCAAAAGATCATATCTAAGAACTATCTACAGCTATAAAGCATTCCCTGAATTTAAGATCCGAACGAGAAATATGTCAGAAGTTCAACGAATATTTGAACCGCAATTAAAGGATCTTGGAGGTTATGTTTTAAAAGGCCTACCGGACAACATATTTCCCCGCACTATGGTCTATAGAGACAAAAATGGAAACCGGCAAATGGCAGGGTATCTTGGCCATCTGATAAGGACATATACCGAAACCATCAACGCCTCACTGCAAATCGAATGGAATCTAGTTCCAGAGAAGGGAATGACACATTTGTCGGACGGATCACAAACCCTTGACATAGACTTCGCAATCGGAGTTGATGGACTCTATCATAGTTCACCCAAACAAACTATTCCGATACAGATCACCAGCTGGTTTCTCATAATCCCAATGGAAAAACAAATGCCAAAAAGTggatttttcttaaatctgGGATTTCAGGCGATGATTCCACTGGCTATTATATTGGGTTTTCTGCTTAATAATGCCAAACGCCTGGAAATGGGTTTAGGACCCAGCCTAAGAGCTTCGTGGATGTTTAACAAAGTGTTGAGAGGTATTTTGGCCCAATCATTCATCCTACCCAGATACCTATCCCTTAAAATGATGACTATTTACTGGCTAATCCTAATCAGTGGCTTCTTCATGAGCAACTACTACACTGCGAATCTGGCGACCATGTTAATGAATCCCCCAGAGGGGAAACAAATCCTCAGCTGGGAGCAATTGCGCCAAACCAACTTGAAGATACTCATCGCCCAatctgaatttaattttttgaacgAAATCCTAGCCAAAGACTTTTTAGACAATTTTGTTGATTTGTTCGAAGTAACCGACTCTGAGGATTACCAAAGGAAGCGTATCGCGTTAAACCAATCCTATGCCTATCCAGCAACTGACACTCTGTGGCCAGTTCTGGTGGAATCTCTGAAACGATTGGAGACGCCCATATTCCGGAAATCCGAGGAGCTGGTCTTTACGCCTTATATTCTTATGTCCATGCCATTGCCCAAGAACTCGATATTTAAGAAATCTCTGTTTCAATTTGTAAGAAGATCTCTTGATTCAGGAATATTAAAAAGGTGGTTCACCGGCAGCTTCGAAGAGGCAAAAAAACTTGGAATACTGAGCTACGCGAAGGATGATTGGGATCTGTATCGAGGCATTAAGTTTCAGGATTTTTATTGGGTATGGATTGGCTATCTAGGAGGAATCTCAATCGGTTCGGTGTCATTTATTTTTGAGCTTATATTGTATAGAAAGCGAACAGTATAG